One segment of Coffea arabica cultivar ET-39 chromosome 7c, Coffea Arabica ET-39 HiFi, whole genome shotgun sequence DNA contains the following:
- the LOC113697887 gene encoding uncharacterized protein, with product METKHEGGVNKHVELNTQLKQNSGEQTTEGTFSDVKKVHPVAQHDDTKTATEDSISGLKQHPEPKHDDCGKNIEGISSRLSNSSSSSSASDDSFNKSEKDGPQSPRSGCISSPDVSTQTPQWSMVSASPRGRSGNLSSTDVLPQTPEWAMFNSSQMKSPPIQAMGRGYDPNRIPSSIFSAKPATPMDWSVASNESLFSIHMGNNSFSKDSIFLQGLDFTKPEEGASSPLTQTSTSEAKSKELNSFTSNLPPVAEVAEKRSKNVYVREGLEDDLHETPIIVPVKKLAPDAEGVRLSTSSNLSDGRGVPHAEATSTPVRGPRVSNESAKSSDSFAFPVLLSDGGKGGSLKVNPEKPEATKPQPQDPEQAPEVASASWFSCVTCWPPRCC from the exons ATGGAAACCAAGCATGAAGGTGGAGTTAACAAGCATGTAGAGCTGAATACACAGCTCAAGCAGAATTCTGGTGAACAAACTACAGAAGGCACCTTTTCAGATGTAAAGAAGGTTCATCCTGTGGCTCAGCATGATGACACTAAAACAGCTACAGAAGACAGCATTTCAGGCTTAAAGCAACATCCTGAGCCAAAGCATGATGATTGTGGAAAAAACATAGAGGGCATTAGTTCACGTCTGTCtaattcttcatcttcttcatcagcTTCTGATGATTCATTCAATAAAAGTGAGAAAGATGGACCTCAATCACCCAGATCAGGATGCATATCATCACCAGATGTTTCTACTCAGACCCCTCAATGGAGCATGGTAAGTGCATCTCCACGTGGTAGAAGCGGGAACTTATCTTCAACAGATGTCTTACCCCAAACCCCTGAGTGGGCAATGTTTAACTCATCACAAATGAAATCCCCTCCAATTCAAGCAATGGGGCGAGGTTATGACCCGAATCGGATTCCCTCTTCTATTTTCTCTGCTAAACCAGCAACACCCATGGACTGGAGCGTTGCTTCAAACGAGTCATTGTTCAGCATTCATATGGGGAATAACAGCTTCTCTAAAGATAGCATCTTTTTGCAAGGTCTAGACTTTACCAAGCCTGAGGAAGGGGCCAGTTCTCCTTTGACACAGACTAGTACTTCTGAAGCCAAGTCCAAAGAGTTGAATAGTTTCACCTCTAACCTTCCACCTGTTGCCGAAGTAGCAGAGAAACGTAGTAAGAACGTATATGTCAGGGAGGGATTAGAGGATGACTTGCACGAAACGCCAATAATTGTACCAGTGAAAAAGCTAGCTCCTGATGCTGAGGGAGTTCGTTTGTCCACTTCCTCCAATTTATCTGATGGCCGAGGAGTGCCTCATGCTGAGGCAACTAGTACTCCTGTTAGGGGCCCTCGTGTTTCCAATGAGAGTGCAAAAAGCAGCGACTCCTTTGCTTTCCCAGT ATTGCTAAGTGATGGTGGGAAAGGTGGTTCCTTGAAAGTGAATCCTGAAAAACCTGAGGCAACAAAGCCACAGCCTCAAGATCCTGAACAAGCCCCTGAAGTAGCATCGGCCAGTTGGTTTTCTTGCGTCACCTGTTGGCCGCCACGATGCTGTTGA
- the LOC113699414 gene encoding LRR receptor-like serine/threonine-protein kinase RPK2: protein MGRRSSVIKWYHLKLLILIWLCFLPQKDAIFGSDSDASALLEFKASVMDPSVLLSSWDSSKASDHCSWFGVACDSASRVVALNISGGGGGGGGNSGSVSCARISQFPLYGSGIRRACSNTNVKISGKLPLAVSKLSELRVLSLPFNELSGEIPEEIWGLDKLEVLDLEGNLLTGSLPLQFKGLRNLRVLNLGFNGIVGGIPDSFSNCLALQILSLAGNQVNGTIPEFIVGLKDLRGLYLSFNQLSGPIPKEIGLNCANLEHLELAGNVLTEGIPRGLGNCRALRSLLLFSNMLEEVIPADLGQLQQLEILDLSRNSLSGALPPELGNCSKLSILVLSNSWDPIPNISRSGVSSEEFNFYEGKIPPEITSLPSLRMMWVPRTTFYGKLPSNWSSCDSLEMVNLAHNYYTGEITDGFSNCKTLHFLDLSSNRLSGQLVDKLPVPCMTLFDVSGNSLSGSIPRFYNSKCAHPPNTDRDISDISSAYLSYFAEKSRAEIPFESFVDGDGVYVFHNFGSNNFTGTLQSMPIAPDWLEGNTIYAFFASNNKLSGPFPGNLFEKCGELTGMIVNISNNGFFGQIPADIGTTCRSLKLLDASENQITGTIPSSFGNLASVVALDLSWNLFQGPIPSSFGQLKDLKFLSLAGNNLTGTIPTSLGQLQYLEVFELSSNSLSGEIPKDLANLRNLTTLLLNNNNLTGQIPSELANVATLSVFNVSFNNLSGPLPQNGNLMKCNSVLGNPYLGSCHMYSLTTPSADQQGRFGDPQNYAATPSPTPPQKGGNSGFNSIEIASITSAAAIVSVLIALVVLFFYTRKYNPRSRVGGSTRKEVTVFTDIGVPLTFENVVRATANFNASNCIGNGGFGATYKAEIAPGVLVAIKRLAVGRFQGVQQFDAEIKTLGRLRHPNLVTLIGYHASETEMFLIYNYLPGGNLEKFIQERSTRAVDWRVLHKIALDIARALAYLHDQCVPRVLHRDVKPSNILLDEDYNAYLSDFGLARLLGTSETHATTGVAGTFGYVAPEYAMTCRVSDKADVYSYGVVLLELISDKKALDPSFSPYGNGFNIVAWACMLLRQGRAKEFFTAGLWDAGPHDDLVEVLHLAVVCTVESLSTRPTMKQVVRRLKQLQPPSC, encoded by the coding sequence ATGGGTCGTCGTTCTTCTGTCATAAAATGGTACCATTTGAAGCTTTTGATTCTCATCTGGCTCTGCTTTCTACCTCAAAAAGATGCGATTTTTGGCTCGGATTCGGATGCATCAGCTCTCTTGGAGTTCAAGGCCTCAGTTATGGACCCCTCTGTACTGCTCTCGAGCTGGGATTCAAGCAAAGCTTCTGACCACTGCTCCTGGTTCGGTGTCGCCTGCGACTCCGCTTCTCGCGTGGTGGCTTTAAATATcagcggcggcggcggcggagGTGGAGGTAATTCGGGTTCGGTTTCTTGTGCTAGAATTTCTCAATTTCCACTTTATGGGTCTGGAATTAGAAGGGCTTGCTCAAATACTAATGTTAAAATTTCTGGTAAATTGCCACTTGCCGTGTCCAAACTGTCCGAACTTCGGGTCTTGTCACTGCCTTTCAACGAATTGAGTGGTGAAATTCCTGAGGAAATTTGGGGTCTGGATAAACTGGAAGTTCTTGATCTTGAGGGCAATTTATTAACTGGGTCTTTGCCACTTCAGTTTAAGGGTTTGAGGAACTTGAGGGTTCTGAATTTGGGGTTTAATGGGATCGTAGGGGGGATCCCAGATTCGTTCTCAAACTGTTTGGCTCTGCAAATCTTGAGCTTAGCTGGAAATCAAGTGAATGGAACCATTCCAGAGTTTATTGTTGGGCTTAAAGATCTGAGGGGCCTGTACCTGTCGTTTAATCAGCTCAGCGGGCCAATTCCTAAAGAGATTGGACTTAATTGTGCAAATCTCGAGCATTTGGAGCTGGCTGGTAATGTACTGACTGAAGGGATTCCTAGAGGTTTGGGGAATTGTAGGGCGTTGCGTTCACTCCTCCTATTTTCAAATATGTTGGAGGAGGTTATTCCAGCAGATCTTGGTCAACTGCAGCAGCTTGAAATTTTGGATTTGTCAAGGAACAGCTTGAGTGGTGCACTACCTCCCGAGCTGGGCAATTgctccaagttgtccattcttgtGTTATCCAACTCGTGGGATCCTATTCCTAATATCTCGAGATCAGGTGTCTCTAGTGAAGAATTTAATTTCTACGAGGGCAAAATACCACCAGAAATTACTAGCCTCCCAAGCTTGAGGATGATGTGGGTGCCGAGGACAACTTTTTATGGAAAGTTGCCAAGTAATTGGAGCAGTTGTGACAGCTTGGAGATGGTGAACTTGGCTCATAATTATTATACTGGAGAAATTACTGACGGGTTTAGCAACTGCAAGACGCTCCATTTTCTTGACTTGAGCTCAAACAGGTTGTCTGGTCAACTTGTCGATAAACTTCCAGTTCCTTGCATGACTCTGTTTGATGTCAGTGGAAATTCTTTATCAGGCTCAATTCCCAGGTTTTACAACAGCAAATGTGCTCATCCCCCCAACACGGATAGAGATATCAGTGATATATCATCTGCATACTTGTCATATTTTGCTGAAAAATCTCGAGCTGAAATTCCTTTTGAGTCATTTGTTGATGGTGACGGTGTGTATGTATTTCATAACTTTGGGAGTAataattttacaggaaccttgcAGTCGATGCCTATTGCACCTGATTGGTTGGAGGGCAATACTATCTATGCATTTTTTGCCAGTAATAACAAGCTTTCTGGGCCATTTCCTGGGAATTTGTTTGAGAAATGTGGAGAATTGACTGGTATGATTGTGAATATCAGCAATAATggattttttggtcaaattccTGCTGATATTGGTACTACATGCAGATCCTTGAAACTTTTGGATGCCTCTGAAAATCAGATAACTGGGACAATTCCTTCCAGTTTTGGGAATTTGGCTTCAGTTGTTGCTCTTGACTTGAGCTGGAACCTTTTTCAAGGTCCAATTCCTAGCAGTTTTGGCCAATTAAAGGATCTCAAGTTTCTTTCATTGGCTGGAAATAATTTGACTGGCACCATTCCCACAAGTTTGGGGCAGTTGCAGTACTTGGAAGTGTTTGAACTGTCGTCAAATTCTCTCAGTGGTGAGATTCCTAAAGATCTTGCAAATTTGAGGAATTTAACCACTCTTCTCCTCAACAACAACAATCTAACGGGACAGATTCCATCTGAGTTGGCCAACGTTGCTACTCTTTCGGTATTCAATGTGTCATTCAATAATCTGTCTGGACCGCTACCCCAGAATGGTAACTTGATGAAATGTAACAGTGTCCTAGGAAACCCGTATCTTGGATCTTGCCATATGTATTCTTTAACAACCCCATCTGCAGATCAGCAGGGAAGATTTGGGGATCCACAGAATTATGCCGCTACTCCATCTCCTACTCCACCCCAGAAAGGTGGGAACAGTGGTTTCAACTCAATTGAGATAGCATCCATAACTTCTGCTGCAGCCATTGTGTCAGTTCTCATTGCTCTTGTTGTCCTCTTCTTTTACACAAGAAAGTATAATCCAAGGTCTAGAGTTGGGGGGTCGACCAGGAAGGAAGTTACAGTCTTTACTGACATTGGTGTTCCGCTGACATTTGAGAATGTGGTCCGCGCAACAGCAAACTTCAATGCTAGTAATTGCATTGGTAATGGAGGATTTGGAGCAACCTACAAGGCTGAGATTGCACCGGGGGTCCTAGTGGCAATAAAAAGGCTAGCAGTAGGACGCTTTCAAGGGGTTCAACAATTTGATGCAGAAATCAAAACTCTAGGCAGACTCCGTCATCCGAATCTTGTGACTTTGATAGGATACCATGCCAGTGAAACAGAGATGTTTCTTATATATAACTATTTGCCTGGgggaaatttggaaaagttCATTCAGGAAAGATCTACAAGGGCTGTGGATTGGAGAGTACTGCACAAGATTGCCCTGGACATAGCCCGTGCACTTGCCTACCTGCATGATCAGTGTGTCCCACGTGTTCTTCATCGCGACGTGAAGCCTAGCAATATCTTGTTGGATGAGGACTACAATGCATATTTGTCTGATTTTGGATTGGCTCGTCTGTTGGGAACTTCAGAGACCCATGCCACGACTGGTGTGGCCGGAACTTTTGGATATGTTGCCCCAGAATATGCAATGACTTGCCGTGTCTCTGACAAGGCTGATGTCTACAGTTATGGCGTCGTGTTGCTTGAGTTAATTTCAGATAAGAAAGCTCTCGATCCCTCATTTTCTCCATACGGAAATGGTTTCAACATAGTAGCTTGGGCATGCATGCTCTTGAGGCAAGGCCGAGCCAAGGAGTTCTTCACAGCTGGATTGTGGGACGCAGGTCCCCATGATGATTTGGTTGAAGTTCTACACTTGGCAGTTGTGTGCACAGTGGAATCCCTATCAACCAGACCCACTATGAAGCAAGTCGTGAGACGGCTGAAGCAACTCCAGCCGCCATCTTGTTAG
- the LOC113698337 gene encoding ninja-family protein AFP3-like has protein sequence MMLVNYMAEAGENKGKGHLPTQVNGFSKDLLFNNLPNGNTLSRKFGVDNGEEEVELSLGLSLNGRFGVDPKQAKMKLMRSSSVLTFMYAGVAGGEESHASLVPIASYSPLSRTCSLPTETEQEWRKRKELQSLRRMEAKRRRMDKIKIMRVGREKVEPEDYSGEENESNGTNTNNSCQGLDSINGNGNGNMMPSSQASIGSQGSAFSEISEFHSQPIQVNEKNGTKSPSSVQSLKVHHEQKPQVPPGSVVGKAAVDKGAKEAKEMLKNVMLDMPCVSTTGNGPNGKKIEGFLYRYQKGEEVKIVCVCHGSFLSPAEFVKHAGGTEVEQPLRHIVVNPSPLIVARKL, from the exons ATGATGCTGGTGAACTACATGGCAGAGGCTGGAGAAAATAAAGGAAAGGGCCATTTGCCCACTCAAGTCAATGGATTTTCAAAAGATCTACTGTTCAATAACTTGCCGAACGGGAATACTTTATCAAGAAAATTCGGGGTTGATAATGGAGAAGAAGAGGTGGAGTTAAGTTTGGGGCTGTCATTGAATGGAAGGTTTGGGGTGGACCCAAAACAGGCTAAGATGAAGTTAATGCGATCTTCTTCTGTATTAACTTTCATGTACGCTGGTGTTGCAGGCGGTGAAGAAAGCCACGCGTCATTGGTGCCAATTGCTTCGTATTCGCCGTTGTCAAGGACTTGTTCTCTGCCAACGGAGACAGAGCAGGAGTGGAGGAAGCGGAAGGAGTTGCAGTCGTTGAGGAGGATGGAGGCTAAAAGGAGGAGGATGGATAAGATTAAGATTATGAGGGTTGGGAGGGAGAAGGTTGAGCCGGAGGATTATTCTGGtgaagaaaatgagagtaaTGGTACTAATACCAATAATAGTTGCCAAGGTTTAGACAGCATTAATGGGAACGGGAATGGAAATATGATGCCATCATCCCAGGCATCAATTGGATCACAAGGCAGTGCTTTCTCTGAGATTTCTGAATTCCATAGTCAACCCATTCAAG TGAACGAAAAGAATGGCACAAAGAGCCCTTCCAGCGTGCAATCTCTTAAGGTTCACCATGAGCAAAAACCTCAAGTGCCTCCTGGATCAGTGGTTGGCAAGGCAGCAGTTGACAAGGGAGCAAAAGAAGCAAAGGAGATGCTCAAGAATGTAATGCTTGATATGCCTTGTGTCTCCACAACTGGAAATGGGCCAAATGGTAAAAAGATAGAAGGATTTTTGTATAGATATCAGAAAGGAGAGGAAGTAAAAATTGTGTGCGTTTGCCATGGAAGCTTCCTGTCTCCGGCCGAGTTTGTCAAGCATGCAGGCGGAACTGAAGTAGAGCAACCATTGAGGCATATAGTTGTTAACCCTTCACCCTTAATTGTAGCAAGGAAGCTGTAA
- the LOC140010375 gene encoding uncharacterized protein, with protein sequence MAAAKSFLQSLRRYITRPWEITGPCASPEYRGAVPKATEYRVHSPATAPVPAIVPTSNPETVYDIKYFSRDQRRNRPPIKRTILKKPDVEKMMKETTFDVNSFPRPYLAATIVEDDNAIGGGYQK encoded by the coding sequence ATGGCAGCAGCAAAATCTTTTCTTCAATCTCTGCGACGCTACATCACGAGGCCATGGGAGATTACTGGACCCTGTGCTTCTCCAGAGTACCGGGGCGCCGTACCAAAGGCCACCGAGTATCGGGTCCATAGCCCCGCCACTGCACCCGTTCCGGCTATTGTGCCCACTTCCAACCCGGAAACCGTCTACGATATCAAGTACTTCTCTCGCGACCAGCGCCGCAATCGCCCTCCGATTAAGCGCACCATTTTGAAGAAGCCTGATGTGGAGAAGATGATGAAGGAGACCACCTTCGATGTCAATAGTTTCCCTAGGCCTTATTTGGCCGCTACGATTGTGGAGGATGATAACGCCATCGGTGGTGGTTACCAGAAATAG
- the LOC113697968 gene encoding uncharacterized protein isoform X1, giving the protein MIAREIDAAADVTAKQEGNTATDEKTSNYKASISGTSAAAASSSSSSWSRLKDPRIVRVSRAFGGKDRHSKVCTVRGLRDRRVRLSVPTAVQLYDLQDRLGLSQPSKVVDWLLNAAKHEIDELPPLQMPPGSFNHSFQPVWATHHPVVGAHQVTKDQGLRIGASINWGDHDHHPSEPSGSKTWDSDAILRPKSKELIARSGDSSEDKETWTRSSEEGKQHSNNYESTSHGAAYFSSNNFFSRLGHSTSPSLGLLNSTVLPYNSLIRWDPSNLSLSQSGSPSGLTPVPQPEDFHNFSVVPLPSTMSVPSGGPQVLVYQPASSITQSYFPSHIAPPVTVDYAQKQIEFQMLNSTTENPLTSSLAPPVSDSTSQHAAGRPFRILSTTTNLLPSQNDRESKQDLDNDFSSRHVVLMFFRLFNFVWGKRAAKLSFEIGTRFCSLTRKFGQCAETKRRIRVK; this is encoded by the exons atgattGCCAGGGAAATAGATGCGGCGGCAGATGTTACAGCAAAACAAGAAGGCAACACAGCAACAGATGAGAAGACTTCTAATTATAAGGCTTCAATATCCGGTACTTCTGCAGCAGcggcatcatcatcatcatcatcatggtCAAGGTTGAAAGATCCACGGATTGTGCGGGTGTCAAGGGCATTTGGAGGTAAAGACCGGCATAGCAAAGTCTGCACTGTGAGAGGGCTTAGAGACAGGCGTGTTAGACTTTCTGTTCCCACAGCTGTTCAACTTTATGATCTTCAAGACAGGTTAGGGCTTAGTCAGCCAAGTAAAGTTGTTGATTGGTTGTTGAATGCCGCCAAGCACGAGATAGATGAGCTGCCCCCGCTGCAAATGCCTCCCGGAAGCTTTAACCATAGTTTTCAACCAGTTTGGGCTACTCATCATCCTGTAGTTGGAGCTCATCAAGTAACCAAGGATCAAGGACTTAGGATTGGTGCTAGTATCAATTGGGGGGATCACGATCATCATCCTAGTGAACCATCAGGGTCGAAGACGTGGGATTCGGATGCCATTTTGAGGCCTAAATCCAAGGAATTAATCGCAAGGTCAGGGGATTCGTCCGAGGATAAAGAAACTTGGACAAGATCAAGTGAAGAGGGGAAGCAACATAGCAATAATTATGAAAGCACTAGTCATGGCGCTGCATATTTTTCATCCAACAATTTTTTCTCAAGACTTGGCCACTCTACTTCACCAAGCCTAGGGTTGCTGAATAGCACAGTGCTGCCATACAATTCTTTAATCAGATGGGATCCTTCAAATTTGTCTTTGTCACAATCTGGAAGCCCATCTGGGTTGACTCCAGTACCCCAACCGGAAGATTTCCACAACTTCAGCGTTGTGCCATTGCCATCAACGATGTCCGTGCCATCAGGCGGACCTCAGGTTCTCGTGTACCAGCCTGCTAGTAGCATAACGCAGTCTTATTTTCCTTCCCACATTGCTCCTCCTGTTACAGTGGATTACGCCCAGAAACAAATCGAGTTCCAAATGCTGAACTCGACTACGGAAAATCCACTCACGAGTTCCCTAGCACCACCTGTTAGTGACTCTACAAGCCAACATGCTGCTGGTAGACCCTTTCGCATACTAAGTACAACCACCAATCTCCTCCCTTCACAAAATGATCGCGAAAGCAAGCAAGACCTTGACAATGACTTCAGTTCAAG ACATGTAGTTCTGATGTTCTTCAGACTTTTCAACTTTGTTTGGGGAAAAAGAGCAGCGAAACTTTCTTTCGAGATTGGTACTCGTTTTTGCAGCCTCACAAGAAAGTTTGGCCAATGTGCAGAGACAAAAAGACGTATACGTGTTAAATGA
- the LOC113697968 gene encoding uncharacterized protein isoform X2 codes for MIAREIDAAADVTAKQEGNTATDEKTSNYKASISGTSAAAASSSSSSWSRLKDPRIVRVSRAFGGKDRHSKVCTVRGLRDRRVRLSVPTAVQLYDLQDRLGLSQPSKVVDWLLNAAKHEIDELPPLQMPPGSFNHSFQPVWATHHPVVGAHQVTKDQGLRIGASINWGDHDHHPSEPSGSKTWDSDAILRPKSKELIARSGDSSEDKETWTRSSEEGKQHSNNYESTSHGAAYFSSNNFFSRLGHSTSPSLGLLNSTVLPYNSLIRWDPSNLSLSQSGSPSGLTPVPQPEDFHNFSVVPLPSTMSVPSGGPQVLVYQPASSITQSYFPSHIAPPVTVDYAQKQIEFQMLNSTTENPLTSSLAPPVSDSTSQHAAGRPFRILSTTTNLLPSQNDRESKQDLDNDFSSRYFMFDKKMQNWIFIHIDRGYMNASVERVKDH; via the exons atgattGCCAGGGAAATAGATGCGGCGGCAGATGTTACAGCAAAACAAGAAGGCAACACAGCAACAGATGAGAAGACTTCTAATTATAAGGCTTCAATATCCGGTACTTCTGCAGCAGcggcatcatcatcatcatcatcatggtCAAGGTTGAAAGATCCACGGATTGTGCGGGTGTCAAGGGCATTTGGAGGTAAAGACCGGCATAGCAAAGTCTGCACTGTGAGAGGGCTTAGAGACAGGCGTGTTAGACTTTCTGTTCCCACAGCTGTTCAACTTTATGATCTTCAAGACAGGTTAGGGCTTAGTCAGCCAAGTAAAGTTGTTGATTGGTTGTTGAATGCCGCCAAGCACGAGATAGATGAGCTGCCCCCGCTGCAAATGCCTCCCGGAAGCTTTAACCATAGTTTTCAACCAGTTTGGGCTACTCATCATCCTGTAGTTGGAGCTCATCAAGTAACCAAGGATCAAGGACTTAGGATTGGTGCTAGTATCAATTGGGGGGATCACGATCATCATCCTAGTGAACCATCAGGGTCGAAGACGTGGGATTCGGATGCCATTTTGAGGCCTAAATCCAAGGAATTAATCGCAAGGTCAGGGGATTCGTCCGAGGATAAAGAAACTTGGACAAGATCAAGTGAAGAGGGGAAGCAACATAGCAATAATTATGAAAGCACTAGTCATGGCGCTGCATATTTTTCATCCAACAATTTTTTCTCAAGACTTGGCCACTCTACTTCACCAAGCCTAGGGTTGCTGAATAGCACAGTGCTGCCATACAATTCTTTAATCAGATGGGATCCTTCAAATTTGTCTTTGTCACAATCTGGAAGCCCATCTGGGTTGACTCCAGTACCCCAACCGGAAGATTTCCACAACTTCAGCGTTGTGCCATTGCCATCAACGATGTCCGTGCCATCAGGCGGACCTCAGGTTCTCGTGTACCAGCCTGCTAGTAGCATAACGCAGTCTTATTTTCCTTCCCACATTGCTCCTCCTGTTACAGTGGATTACGCCCAGAAACAAATCGAGTTCCAAATGCTGAACTCGACTACGGAAAATCCACTCACGAGTTCCCTAGCACCACCTGTTAGTGACTCTACAAGCCAACATGCTGCTGGTAGACCCTTTCGCATACTAAGTACAACCACCAATCTCCTCCCTTCACAAAATGATCGCGAAAGCAAGCAAGACCTTGACAATGACTTCAGTTCAAG ATATTTCATGTTTGATAAGAAGATGCAAAACTGGATTTTTATTCATATCGACCGAGGATACATGAATGCCTCAGTAGAGAGAGTGAAGGACCATTAA